The Streptomyces noursei ATCC 11455 sequence GACCACCAGGCCGCACTGAAGGCGGTCGCGGACGAACTGGCCGCCGACGGCCTCGGCCTGGACTCCCCGGAGCTGGCCGCGATCGGGCACCGGGTGGTGCACGGCGGGCTGAAGTTCACCGCACCGACCGTCATCGACGAGGCGGTGCTCAAGGAGATCGAGCGGCTGGTGCCGGTGGCCCCGCTGCACAACCCGGCCAACATCACCGGGATCCGCACCGCCCAGGCGCTGCGCCCCGACCTCCCGCAGGTCGCGGTCTTCGACACCGCCTTCCACACCACGATGCCGGAGCACGCGGCCCGCTACGCCATCGACGTGGCGACCGCCGACGCGCACCGCATCCGCCGCTACGGCTTCCACGGCACCTCGCACGCCTACGTCTCCCGCCGCACCGCGGAGCTGCTCGGCAAGGCGCCGGAGGACATCAACGTGATCGTGCTGCACCTGGGCAACGGCGCCTCCGCGTCCGCGGTCCGGGGCGGCCGGTGCGTGGACACCTCCATGGGCCTGACCCCGCTGGAGGGCCTGGTCATGGGCACCCGCTCCGGTGACATCGACCCGGCGGTGACCTTCCACCTCAAGCGGGTGGCCGGGATGTCCGCGGACGAGATCGACGAGCTGCTCAACAAGAAGAGCGGCCTGCTCGGGCTGTGCGGCGACAACGACATGCGGGAGATCCGCCGCCGGATCGACAGCGGCGACGAGCGCGCCGCGCTCGCCTTCGACATCTACATCCACCGGCTGAAGAAGTACATCGGCGCCTACACCGCGGTGCTCGGCAAGGTCGACGCGGTGGCCTTCACCGCGGGCGTCGGCGAGAACGCCGCCCCGGTCCGGGCCGCCGCCGTCGCGGGCCTGGAGGAGCTGGGCATGGCGGTGGACGCCGCGCTCAACGCCGTACGGTCCGACGAGCCGCGGCTGATCTCGCCCGACTACGCCCGGGTCGCGGTCGCCGTGGTCCCCACCGACGAGGAACTGGAGATCGCCCAGCAGACATACGCCCTGGTCACCGCCTAGTCCGGCGCTGGCCCGCGGATCCCCCAGCGGGACCCGCTCGCTCCGCTCGCATCGCCTCGCGTCGGCTAAAGGGCCTTTGAAGCAGAGCGAAATATTCCGCTCCGAAACAAACCGATAGGATCGAGACATGCGCCGTTCCAAAATCGTCTGCACCCTGGGCCCCGCCGTCGACTCCTACGAGAAGCTGAAGACGCTGATCGAGGCCGGTATGAACGTGGCCCGCTTCAACATGAGCCACGGGACCCACTCGGAGCACGAGGAGCGGTACCACCGCCTCCGCAAGGCCGCCGAGGAGACCGGCCGCGCCGTGGGCGTGCTGGCCGACCTCCAGGGCCCCAAGATCCGCCTGGAGACCTTCGCCGACGGCCCGGTCGAGCTGGTGCGCGGCGACGAGTTCGTCATCACCACCGAGGACGTGCCCGGCGACAAGCACATCTGCGGCACCACCTACAAGGGCCTGCCCGGCGACGTCTCCAAGGGCGACCCGGTCCTGATCAACGACGGCAACGTCGCCCTCCAGGTCGTCGAGATCGACGGCCCGCGGGTGCGCACCATCGTCATCGAGGGCGGGGTCATCTCCGACCACAAGGGCATCAACCTGCCCGGCGCCGCGGTCAATGTCCCGGCGCTGTCCGAGAAGGACATCGAGGACCTGAAGTTCGCCCTGCACATGGGCTGCGACATGGTCGCGCTGTCCTTCGTGCGGGACGCCAAGGACGTCCAGGACGTGCACCGCGTCATGGACGAGGTGGGCCGCCGGGTCCCGGTCATCGCCAAGGTCGAGAAGCCGCAGGCGGTCGCCAACATGCAGGAGGTCGTGATGGCCTTCGACGCGGTGATGGTGGCCCGTGGCGACCTGGCGGTGGAGTACCCGCTGGAGAAGGTCCCGATGGTGCAGAAGCGGCTGGTCGAGATGTGCCGCCGGAACGCCAAGCCGGTGATCGTCGCGACCCAGATGATGGAGTCGATGATCACCAACTCCCGGCCCACCCGCGCCGAGGCGTCCGACGTCGCCAACGCCATCCTCGACGGCGCGGACGCGGTGATGCTCTCCGCGGAGTCCTCGGTCGGCCAGTACCCGATCGAGACCGTCAAGACGATGTCGAAGATCGTCGAGGCGGCCGAGGAGGAGCTGCTGTCCAAGGGCCTCCAGCCGCTGGTGCCCGGCAAGAAGCCGCGCACGCAGGGCGGTGCGGTGGCCCGCGCGGCCTGCGAGATGGCCGACTTCCTGGACGGCAAGGCGCTGGTCGCCTTCACCAAGTCCGGTGACACCGCCCGCCGGCTGTCCCGTTATCGCGCCGCCCAGCCGATCCTGGCCTTCACCACCGACCTCGCCACCCGCAACCAGCTCACCCTGAGCTGGGGCGTGGACAGCTTCGTCGTCCCGCACGTCGACAACACCGACGCGATGGTCGACCTGGTGGACGCCGAGCTGCTCAAGCTCAAGCGCTACAGCGAGGGCGACACCATGATCATCACCGCCGGTTCGCCCCCCGGCGTCCCCGGCACCACCAACATGGTCCGGGTGCACCACCTCGGCGGCGAGCGCGCCTGACGCGCCGTCCCCGGACGCACGAACGGCGGTGGGCCGCCCCCTGGTTCAAGGGGGCGGCCCACCGCCGTTCGTGCGGCTCCCGGAAAGGTCGTACCGGATCCGGCCGGGCCGGTCAGTCCTCGATGGACACCCGCATGCCCGGGACGTGGAGGTTGCCTCCGAACTGGCCCGCCTGGTCCAGCTTCACCTTGCTGAAGTAGGCGAACGGGACGTTGAGCGGCGGCGGGTGCTCCGGGTCGAAGACGATCGGGATCAGCCCGAAGAGGTTGCCCTGCAGCCGCTCGGTGTACAGCGTCACCTTGCCGCCGCGGATGGTGGACGTGGAACCCGGGGTCGACCGCACGTGGTAGTGCTTGCCGGACGCCGGGTCGTCGACGATCTGGTGCAGATCGCCGATGTCGATGCTGTCCGCGGTGAACTTCAGGGCCTGCTTGGTGTGGCCGTCCTGGGTCATGACGTTGACCACCCCCGCGTAGTCCAGGCCGCGCAGGGTCAGCCCGCTGGACTCCAGGTGCCAGGGCAGGTTCGGCAGGGTGTCGGGCGTCTGCTCGTCCGTGCCCTTCTGCTTGTTCTCGACGACGCAGGGGAACGCCGGCTTGCCGCTGGAGTCCTTGCCGTCGAGCCCACCGCCGGGCAGGGCGTTGTCGACCGTGCCGACGGCGCCGTGCACGGTGTCGTTGACCGCCTTCGAGGGGTTCTTCAGCGCGTCGCCCACCGGCTTGGTGACCTCGTCCAGGCCGGGACCGGAGTCCGACGACGAGCCCCCGGCCGACGGGGTCGGCGACGGCGACTTCGTGGCGGACGCGGACGGCGAGGGGCTCGGCGAGGCGGACGGCTCCGCGGTCTTCTTGTGCACGCCGAAGAGGTCGCCGAGCGCGTCGCCGATCCCGCCCAGCAGCCCGCCGTCGTCCTTCTTCTCCGGGGAGGCGGAGGGCGACGGGGTCGCGGAGGCGGACGGCGCGACCGGCTTGGTGCTCCCCGCGTCCTCGCCGGCCGACGGCGACGGCGAGGCGCTGGGCTTCGCGGACGGCGTGCCGTCCTTGGCGGTGTCCCCGGCGGTGTCCTTGCCGCCGCCCTTCGCCGCGTCCTTGGTGTCCTTGGCGCCGTCCTTGGCCTTGGCGTCCTTACCGGACGTGTCCGGGGCGGTGACGCAGGGGCCGTTCCTGAAGGGGCTCTCCGGCGGCGCCGGCTTGGCTATCGCCATCTGGGGCGTCAGCCCCATGCCCATGAGGACGGCGGACGGCATCGCCGCGATGGCGATCGCCTTGCCCGCGGGCACATGCAGGCGGCTCAGCAGCGGCTTTCGGGGCGCCGCGTGCTTCGGCCCGCCCCCCACGCCTGGACGACGCGGGGGGACTCCCCTCGCCCCGGCGGCTGCGCCCTCCTCGTGCAGCTCGTCACCCGGCACGGTGCCTCCCGTTCCTTCCATTGGTCGGGCTCGTTCCTGACAGGTCGTCCAGTCCGTTGCCCAACCCGGGGCCACCGGCCGCCGGCGCGGGGTTGGTGGCGATCACCGGCCCGACGACGCGGTCCGGTTCGCCGGGCCCCTCCTCGCTCCGCGCGGGCCCGCCCGGCGCCCAGGAGACGCCCAGCGCGCCGCCGATCAGCCCCATCAGGAAGCCGACCACGAGGCCGCCGAAGTTCGAGACGACCAGGGAGACCAGGGCCAGCAGGATCGCCGCGACGCCCGCGAAGACCCGCGAGGCCGGCTGGAACCACATGGTCAGGCCGAGCACCACCAGCAGCACGCCGATGATCAGCGAGCCGGCGCCGGCGGTGGTCGCCATGCGGACGGTGAGCGACCCGATGGTGAGGTTCGCGTAGGGGAGATACATGATCGGGACGCCGGCCAGGATGGTCAGCAGTCCGCCCCAGAACGGGCGTTGTCCGCGCCACTCCCGGAACGCCTGCCGCTTCCCGCCTCGGGTCTCGTTCGGCTCAGGTCGCTGTTCCGCGCTCATGCGCCAGCCTCCTTGCGGTCGGCGGGCCCACATCCGCGCCGCGCGTACGTGTCGTTGACTCTCCCCCAGCCTCCGGCCGGGGAGGAGACCCCCGTGCTCCAGTCACTCATGTCGTCCGGCTCCTCGGGACTGGCAAATCGGTGGTTCTGCAGGCACTTCAGCGCTACCGGGCACACGGGCACGGGGAACGGCTCGCGCCGTACAGCTCTCCCCGCGCCCGCACGCTCAGCGCATCAGTAGCACTCGTTCTTGCCCTTGCTGACGCTCATCTTGAGGCCGCTGAGCTTGAAGGTGCCGGCCGTGGTGGCCCAGGCACGCTGCTGCACCTTGGTCAGCGTGGCGGTGTCGGCCTCCTGGGCGAAGGAGCCGGGGTCGGCCTTGTCGCCCTTCTTGATACCGGGGCCCTTGGACGTCGAACCCGCCGCAACACCGATGTTGATGTTGTTGAAGGTCGCGTCCGCGTTCAGCTGGTCCAGGTCGATGTAGAGGTTCTTGGCCTCCACCGGGTCCTTGCCGCCGCCGGCCTGGAGCTTCATCGACACGTCGCCGAAGAGCGGGACCGGCACGACGACGGACTGGCACAGGTTGCGGATCTTGGCGGTGCTGAACGCCGAGACCGCCACCGGGACGTTCGTGCCGTTCTTCTGGGCGTCGACCGCGCCGTACTGGACGAAGCCGGTGCCGTCCAGCCGGTCCGTGCTGACCTTGAACTGCTGGCCGGACACGCTGAACGACGCCGCCAGGGCACCCTGCGAGAGGGCGACGCCGATCGCGGCGGTGGCCGCGACACTCGGCACCATGACGACGGCGAACCGCTTCCATCTGGTCCCGCCACGAGTCAGGGACTCCATGACTTTCCTCCTTCTCGGACGTACATCTCCGGTACGCGCCGCCTCCGTTGAAGGCAGCCGTACCTGGGATGGGAGAAGTGCTACGTCCTCGGGAAGGAGAGCGCCCGTCTCGGAGGCACAGCGTGTATCCGAATACCGGCGATCACCCCCGAGCGACAACCACTGGCCACGCTCTCGCGCAACCTCACCGGACAGGCCCCGCCCAAGGGCAGAGACCCCCCTGTCCGCGGTCGGCGCCACTGCCGCCGACCCACTCGGTGGGGACCCAAATACCCCGCGGCGCCGACCGGATGCCGGGCTGCGGGAATGGACCGAGCGTGGCCGATCGTCGTCCATTCCCGCCCGGCGCACAAGGCCCTCGTTACTTGCGGGTAACGGGCCGATAACTACGCCGCGACACACGGAGATCATCCGGGCACCCAGCGTCGTCCCTGATGACGCCCAAACAAGGGGCAATTCTGAGCAGAATCCGGCAAATTGGCCGCCTGCTCTTACTCCAAGTAACAGCGGCCACGTTTACCAAGTTTCGGTAAAGCGTGGCCGCTGCTCCGTTTGCCGGACGTGTGTGCGGGAGTTGCCGCAGGACGGAACCGGACGGGACGGAAATGTGCCGGAAAAGACCCGGCACGAGGGGGAATTCGACGCGGAGCGCCGTCTCCCGGGGGGTGGTGGGCGGGGAACGCGCCGGCTCAGAACAGGACGCGCGCCAGCGCGGTGCGCGCCTTGCTCACCCGCGGGTCGTCCGCGCCGATCACGTCGAACAGCTCCAGCAGCCGCACCCGCGCGGCCTCCCGGTCCTCCCCGGCCGTCCGCTGCACGGCGTCGACCAGCCGGCCGAAGGCGTCCTCGACATGTCCGCCCACCAGGTCCAGGTCCGCGGCCCTGATCTGCGCCTGGACGTCGGCCGGGCGCTCCGCGGCCTCCTTGCGCACCGCCTGCGGGTCCAGGTCCTGCACCCGCTGGAGGAGTTCGGCCTGGGCCAGACCGAGCTTGGCCTCCGGGTTGGTCGGGTCGTCGGAGAGGACGTTCTGGTAGGCGCGGATGGCGCCGCCGAGGTCACCGGCGTCCAGCGCGTCCGCCGCCGTGGTCAGCGCCGCGTCGTACGGGCCGACCGGCGCCGGGGCCGGGGCGTCGGCCTGCTCGGCCGCCGCCGGGTCGACCGGCGCGCCCACGATGCCGAACTGCTGCTCGGCGACCTGCACCAGCTGGTCCAGCACCTGCCGCAGCTGCGCCTCGGGGACCGCGCCCTGGAAGAGCGGGATCGGCTGGCCCGCGACCACCGCGAACACCGCCGGGATGCCCTGCACCCCGAACTGCTGGAACAGCATCTGGTTGCTGTCGACGTCGATCTTGGCGAGGACGAACTTGCCGGCGTACTCCGCCGCGAGGCTCTCCAGCAGCGGACCGAGCTGCTTGCACGGCTGGCACCACTCGGCCCAGAAGTCGATGACGACCGGGACCTCGGTGGAACGCTGCAGGACGTCCTGCTGGAACCCCGCCTCGTCGACGTCGAACACCAGGCGGGTGGCACCGGCCGGCGCCGCGCCCGTGCGGGCGGCCTCGGCGCGGGCCTGCTCGGCCTTCTGCTTCGCTTCGCCGGCCGCCTTCACCGCGGCGAGGTCGACGACTCCACTCATGGACATGTTGCGTGGCTGCATGGGTCCATCCTCCCCCCTGAGCGGCCGGTTCCGGAAAGCGATCCGGAAAGCGGGCCCACGCCCCGCCGGCAGGCCCCGCTGGAGTGCGGTCCGCGCCGGGGATCCGGTGCCCGATGGACGGCCCCGAGGGGCCGCTGTGCGCGGCCATGGGTCCCCACCCACGGCCAGTGGCTGTCGCTCTTTCGCTACAGGTCGTAGCGTAACTCGCGACGCCCCCGCCCGGCACCCGGCTCCCCCCGCCCGCCGGGTGATCTCCCTCACGGACCGCGCCACCGGGCGGGGTCCGGATCGCCTACCGGCCGGTATGGTCGCCGGCATGCACCAGTCCGCCCGCTCCCCGAAAGGCCGCCCGGGCCGCCCCCGCAGCGTCGAGACCGATCACGCGATCCTCGACGCCACCCGCGCCGCGCTCGTGGACGTGGGCTGGGGCGGGCTCACCATGGGCGAGGTCGCCGCCCGCGCCGGGGTCGCCAAGACCACCCTCTACCGCCGCTGGGCCAACAAGAGCGAACTGGTCGTGGACGCCGTGGCGGTCCTCTTCGACGAACTGGAACTCCCCGACCGGGGCTGCCTGCAGTCCGACATCGAGGGCGTGGTGCTCCAGTTCGGCGCGCTGCTGGCCCGGCCCGAGACCAAGACCGCGCTGATGGCGGTGGTCGCCGAATCCACGACCGACGACGCGCTGCGCGAGCGGATCCGCTCGGCGATCGTGGAACGGCAGAAACGGCTGGTGCTGCTGGGCCGTTCCCGGGCGCAGGCGCGCGGCGAACTGCCGCCGGACGCCGGCGGGCCCGAGGGCGAACGGGCCGCGGAGCGCACCGTGGGCCTGATCTTCGACGTGATCGCCGGGGCCGTGGTCCACCGCCTGCTGGTCAGCGCGGAGCCGGTGGACACCGGCTGGGCGCGGCAGTTCACCACGCTGCTGCTGGCCGGCCTGGCCGGGCTGAAGCCGTAGTCACGACCACCGCCGCGGCCCGGCCGGCGTCCACCGGTCCCGCGCCGCCTCACACCTGGTAGCGCTCCGCCCGGAACAGGTGCAGGTGCTCGGCCACCCACTCCGAGGTCCGCGCCAGCCCCTCCTTGAGGGTGACCTCCGGCTGCCACGAAGCCCACTGGCGGGCCCGGGAGTTGTCCGACAGCAGCCGCTCCACCTCGCTGCCCGAGGGCCGCAGCCGCTCGGCGTCCACCACCACCTCGGCGTCCCGCCCGGAGGCCGCGATCAGCGCCTCGGCCAGCGCCCCGATGGTGATCTCCCGGCCGCTGCCGAGGTTGACGACCTGCCCCAGCGCCCGGTCGCAGTCGGCCAGCGCCATGAACCCGGCCGCGGTGTCGGTGACGAACGTGAAGTCCCGGGTCGGGGTCAGCGAACCGAGCTTGATCTGCCGGGCGCCGGAGTGCAGTTGGGCCAGGATCGTCGGGATCACCGCGCGGGCGGACTGCCGGGGCCCGTAGGTGTTGAACGGCCGCACCACCGTCACCGGCAGTTCGAAGGCGTGCCAGTGGGACAGCGCCATCATGTCCGCGCCGATCTTCGAGGCGGAGTACGGCGACTGCGGCTGGAGCGGGTGCTCCTCGCTGATCGGCGCGGTCCGCGCGGTCCCGTACACCTCGCTGGTGGAGGTGTGCACCATCCGCCGCACCCCGTGCCGACGGCACGCCTCGGCGACGTTCTCGGTGCCCACCACGTTGGTCTGCACATACGCGCCGGGCGAGTCATAGCTGTAGGGGATGCCGATCAGCGCGGCCAGGTGGAAGACGGTGTCGCAGCCGGCGACGGCGTCCATCACCCGGCCAGCGTCCCGGACGTCGCCGGCGACCATCTCCACCGGGCCGCCCGGCACCAGGTAGCGGGCCAGGTTCCCCTTCTCCGCGTACGGCTTGTAGTGGACGAAGGCGCGCACCTCGGCGCCGGCCTCCACCAGCAGATCGACCAGCGTCGACCCGATGAACCCCTCGGCCCCGGTGACCAGGACCTTCCGACCGGCCCACGGCCGGGACGCGGTGCTCCGCGTGCTCATGCTGACTCCTTCAGTGTGGTGACGAGGTGGTGGGGGTGGGGATGGCCGGCCAGCGTCAGGGTCCGCGCGGCCAGCAGGTCGGCGGCCCGGGAGTGCGTGCCGGGGTCGGCCGCCGCGCCCATCGCGGCCAGCCGGTCCGGATCGGCCAACAGCGGGGTGACCAGCGCGTCCAGCCGCTCGGCGGTGACCTCCGCGTCGGGCAGCAGCAGTCCCGCCCCGGCGTCGGAAAGCACCCGGGCGTTGTGCGTCTGGTGGTCGCCGGGCGCGTGCGGGTACGGGACGAGGACGGCCGGCATCCCGATCGTGGCCAGTTCGGCGACGGTCGCCGATCCGGCCCGGCACAGCACCAGGTCGGCCGCCGCGTACGCCAGGTCCATCCGGTCCAGGTACGGCACCGCCTCGGCGACCGCCGCCCCGCCGTTCGCTTCCAGGGCGGCCCGGGTGGCGTCCAGCGCCGCCGGCCCGGTCTTGATCAGCAGCCGCAGCCGGTTCCGGCCCAGGTAGCGGGCCGCGAGGCCGACGGCGCCCTCGGTGAGCCGGGCGGCGCCCAGGCTGCCGCCGTTGACCAGCAGCAGCCGCGCCTCCTCCGGGATCCCCAGGGCCGACCGGGCGGCCGACCGCAGCGCCACCCGGTCCAGGCCGGCCAGCGGCCCGGTCAGCGGCATCCCGACCGTCTCGGCCTGCGCACCGCCCGCCAGGTGGGGACGGCTGCGGTCGAAGGCCAGGGCGATGTGCGGGGTGAGCCGGGCGGCGAACTTGTTGGCCCGGCCGGGCACCGCGTTGGACTCGTGGATCAGGCTGGGCAGTCCCGCCATCCGGGCCCCGACGATCACCGGGGCGCTCGGGTAGCCGCCCATCCCGACGGCGACCTGGGCGCCCTGGTCCCGCAGGATCGCCCGGCACTGGGCGCCCGAGCGCAGCAGCGCGGCCGGCAGCAGATAGCGTCTGGCGCCCAGCGCCGGGTCGAAGGGGATCATGTCGACGGTGTGGAGCCGGTAGCCGGCCTGCGGGATCAGCCGCGTCTCCAGGCCGCGGTCGGTCCCCACGAAGGAGATCACCGCGTCCGGCACGGCCCGGCGCAGCGCGTCGGCGAGTGCGATTCCGGGATAGATATGGCCGCCGGTGCCGCCCGCACCGATCACGACCGAGAGTGGTGTGCGCATGGCCGCCACGCTCGTCCGCCGCCTTAAGAACGTTCTAAGACGCCGTTTGGGAGCCTGGAGCCATGACCGCACGCCCCTCCCCCGCGCCCGCCGCCGGCGACTCCCCGCCGCCCGCCGCCCCCAGGATCCTGGTCGTCGACGACGAACCGGAGGTCCGCGCCGCCGTGGCGGACGGCCTCGCCGTCGAGGGCTACGCGGTCCGCGGCGCCGCCGACGGCCTGGCCGCGCTCTCCGAGGTCGCCACCTGGCAGCCGGACGCCCTCGTCCTCGACGTGATGATGCCGGTGCTGGACGGCCTGGCGGTCTGCCGCCGGCTGCGCGCCCTCGACGACCGCACCCCGATCCTGGTCCTGACCGCCCTGGACTCGGTCAGCGAACGGGTCGACGGCCTGGACGCCGGCGCCGACGACTACCTGGTCAAGCCGTTCGCCCTGGACGAGTTGATCGCCCGGGTCCGCGCCCTGCTGCGGCGGGCCGCGGCCTCCGCCGCCGCCGACTCCCGACTGGCCTTCGCCGACCTGGTCGTCGATCCCGCCACCCGCAGCGGCCACCGCGGCGGCCGGCCGCTGGAGTTCAGCCGCACCGAGTACGCGCTGCTGGAGCTGCTGCTCCAGCACCCCGGCCAGGTGCTGCCGCGGGAGACGATCCTGGAGCGGGTCTGGGGCCGGGACTTCGGCCCGGACTCCAACTCCCTGGCCGTCTACATCGGTTATCTGCGCCGCAAGCTGGAGGCCGGCGGCGAGCCGCGGCTGGTGCACACCGTGCACGGCATCGGCTACCGCCTCGACCGGCCGGAGGGCGCGTGAGCGAGCGGAGCGAGCTCATCCTGGGACGGCGCGCGCCGCGCGCATGCGAGGGCGGGCGAAGGGAGCCTTCGGTATGAGTGGCCGGCGCCGCCTGGGCGGCCGCTGGGTCCGCCGTCGACCGCTGCGCACCCGGCTGGCGTTGGCCGCCTCCGCCGCGGTGGCGCTGGTCGCGGTCGGCGTCTGCGCGGCCGCGTTCGTCGTCCTGCGCGTGCAGATGACCCGTCAGCTCGACCTCAACCTGGCGCAGACCGCCACCCAGCTCCTCCAGCGGATGCGCGACTGGGGCCCGACCGCGGGCGACGCCTCCTGCCAGTACCCGGCCGCCGCCTGCGTCCAGATCGTCCCCGCCGACCGGGCCAAGGACGCCCGCGGCCCGTACGTCCTGCCGGTCTCCGCGGCCACCCGCGAGGTGGCCGCCGGCCACCGCACGCCCTACTACACCAACCTCACCGTCGCCTCCCACCCCGTCCGGGTGTTCACCACCCGCGTCCCCCACCGGGACGAGGTGCTCCAGGTGGGCCTGCGCTCCGACACCGTCGAACGCGGGGTGCGGCAGGCGGCCTGGGCGCTGGCCGCGGTCGGCGGCGCGGGCGTGCTGCTCGCCGCCGGCCTCGGCTACTGGGTCTCCCGCACGGGCCTGGCCCCGGTCGCCCGGCTCACCGCCACCGCGGAGCGGATCGCCACCACCCGCGACCCCCGGCACCGCATCGACCTCCCGGCGGGACCGTCCGGCCACGAGGACGAGCTCACCCGGCTCGCCGCCAGCTTCAACACCATGCTCGGCGAACTGGAGCAGTCCGTCACCGCCCAGCGCCGGCTGGTCGCCGACGCCTCCCACGAGCTGCGCACCCCGCTCACCGCGCTCCGCACCAACGCCGAACTCCTGGCCCGCGCCGACCGCCTGACGGATGCTCAGCGGGATCGGGCGGCGGGGGCACTGACCCGCCAGCTCCGCGAGGTCACCACCCTCGTCAACGACCTCATCGAGCTCGCCCGCGACGAGGAGCCCCGGCCGCTGCTCGAACAGGTCCGCCCGGCCACCCTGCTGGACCACGCGGTGGCAGCCGCCCGCGAACACTGGCCGAACGTCGCCTTCACCCTCCACATCGCCCCCGAGGCGGCGGACACCACGCTCCCCGGCGTCCCCGCCCGACTGACCCGGCTGCTGTCCAACCTCCTGGACAACGCCGCCAAGTTCTCCCCGCCCGGCGGCCCGGTGGAGGCCGAACTCACGCCCGTGGCGGGCGAGTTGCACCTCACCGTCCGCGACCACGGCCCCGGGATCGCCGCGGACGACCTGCCGTACGTCTTCGACCGCTTCTACCGCGCCCAGGCCGCCCGGGCCCTGCCCGGCTCGGGCCTGGGCCTGGCCATGGCGCGGCAGATCGCGCGGGCGCACGGCGCCGAGCTCACCGCGGAGCAGGCGCCGGGCGGCGGCGCGCTGTTCCGCCTACGGATGCGGGGCGCGGAGCCCGCCACCGGGGCCGGGTGAGGGGGCGGCACTCCGGCTCCCGATCCCCGGGCGGCGGCGCGGCCGGCCGCCCGGGACCGGCCGCTCCCGTCGCACCGACGGGCCCCAGGTCCCGTCCGACCCTGACCCGTCGGACGGGCCCTAGAAGCCGGCCGGCTCGGTGTACGTCCCCCACTCGTCGCGCAGCGCGCCGCAGATCTCGCCGAGGGTCGCCTCCGCGCGGACGGCGTCCAGCATCGGCCCGATCATGTTGCGGTCGGCGCGGGCGGCGGCCAGCATCTCCTTCAGCGCGGCCTGCACCCGGGCGTCGTCGCGGGCCGCCTTGCGCTCGGCGAGGACCCGCACCTGCTCCCGCTCGACCTCGTGGCTGACCCGCAGGATCTCCAGGTCGCCGGTGACGGAGCCCTCGTGGCAGTTGACGCCGACGACCCTCTTGTCACCCTTCTCCAGGGCCTGCTGGTAGCGGAACGCGGACTCGGCGATCTCGCCGGTGAACCAGCCGTCCTCGATGCCCCGCAGGATGCCGGAGGTGATCGGACCGATCGGGTGCTGCCCGTTCGGCACCGCCCGCGCCCCGCGCTCCGTTATCTGCGCGAAGATCTTCTCGGCGTCCGCCTCGATCCGGTCGGTCAGCGCCTCGATGTACCAGGAACCGCCCAGCGGGTCGGCGACGTTGGCGACGCCGGTCTCCTCCATCAGCACCTGCTGGGTGCGCAGGGCGATCTCCGCGGCCTG is a genomic window containing:
- a CDS encoding tetratricopeptide repeat protein; its protein translation is MQPRNMSMSGVVDLAAVKAAGEAKQKAEQARAEAARTGAAPAGATRLVFDVDEAGFQQDVLQRSTEVPVVIDFWAEWCQPCKQLGPLLESLAAEYAGKFVLAKIDVDSNQMLFQQFGVQGIPAVFAVVAGQPIPLFQGAVPEAQLRQVLDQLVQVAEQQFGIVGAPVDPAAAEQADAPAPAPVGPYDAALTTAADALDAGDLGGAIRAYQNVLSDDPTNPEAKLGLAQAELLQRVQDLDPQAVRKEAAERPADVQAQIRAADLDLVGGHVEDAFGRLVDAVQRTAGEDREAARVRLLELFDVIGADDPRVSKARTALARVLF
- a CDS encoding acetate kinase, with protein sequence MTAKATRVLVLNSGSSSLKYQLLDMGDARSERGSGAARLAVGLVERIGEATSRLAHTPLAAGGATRETTGPIADHQAALKAVADELAADGLGLDSPELAAIGHRVVHGGLKFTAPTVIDEAVLKEIERLVPVAPLHNPANITGIRTAQALRPDLPQVAVFDTAFHTTMPEHAARYAIDVATADAHRIRRYGFHGTSHAYVSRRTAELLGKAPEDINVIVLHLGNGASASAVRGGRCVDTSMGLTPLEGLVMGTRSGDIDPAVTFHLKRVAGMSADEIDELLNKKSGLLGLCGDNDMREIRRRIDSGDERAALAFDIYIHRLKKYIGAYTAVLGKVDAVAFTAGVGENAAPVRAAAVAGLEELGMAVDAALNAVRSDEPRLISPDYARVAVAVVPTDEELEIAQQTYALVTA
- a CDS encoding TetR/AcrR family transcriptional regulator, whose translation is MHQSARSPKGRPGRPRSVETDHAILDATRAALVDVGWGGLTMGEVAARAGVAKTTLYRRWANKSELVVDAVAVLFDELELPDRGCLQSDIEGVVLQFGALLARPETKTALMAVVAESTTDDALRERIRSAIVERQKRLVLLGRSRAQARGELPPDAGGPEGERAAERTVGLIFDVIAGAVVHRLLVSAEPVDTGWARQFTTLLLAGLAGLKP
- a CDS encoding DUF6230 family protein, with protein sequence MESLTRGGTRWKRFAVVMVPSVAATAAIGVALSQGALAASFSVSGQQFKVSTDRLDGTGFVQYGAVDAQKNGTNVPVAVSAFSTAKIRNLCQSVVVPVPLFGDVSMKLQAGGGKDPVEAKNLYIDLDQLNADATFNNINIGVAAGSTSKGPGIKKGDKADPGSFAQEADTATLTKVQQRAWATTAGTFKLSGLKMSVSKGKNECY
- a CDS encoding GDP-mannose 4,6-dehydratase, translated to MSTRSTASRPWAGRKVLVTGAEGFIGSTLVDLLVEAGAEVRAFVHYKPYAEKGNLARYLVPGGPVEMVAGDVRDAGRVMDAVAGCDTVFHLAALIGIPYSYDSPGAYVQTNVVGTENVAEACRRHGVRRMVHTSTSEVYGTARTAPISEEHPLQPQSPYSASKIGADMMALSHWHAFELPVTVVRPFNTYGPRQSARAVIPTILAQLHSGARQIKLGSLTPTRDFTFVTDTAAGFMALADCDRALGQVVNLGSGREITIGALAEALIAASGRDAEVVVDAERLRPSGSEVERLLSDNSRARQWASWQPEVTLKEGLARTSEWVAEHLHLFRAERYQV
- the pyk gene encoding pyruvate kinase, with translation MRRSKIVCTLGPAVDSYEKLKTLIEAGMNVARFNMSHGTHSEHEERYHRLRKAAEETGRAVGVLADLQGPKIRLETFADGPVELVRGDEFVITTEDVPGDKHICGTTYKGLPGDVSKGDPVLINDGNVALQVVEIDGPRVRTIVIEGGVISDHKGINLPGAAVNVPALSEKDIEDLKFALHMGCDMVALSFVRDAKDVQDVHRVMDEVGRRVPVIAKVEKPQAVANMQEVVMAFDAVMVARGDLAVEYPLEKVPMVQKRLVEMCRRNAKPVIVATQMMESMITNSRPTRAEASDVANAILDGADAVMLSAESSVGQYPIETVKTMSKIVEAAEEELLSKGLQPLVPGKKPRTQGGAVARAACEMADFLDGKALVAFTKSGDTARRLSRYRAAQPILAFTTDLATRNQLTLSWGVDSFVVPHVDNTDAMVDLVDAELLKLKRYSEGDTMIITAGSPPGVPGTTNMVRVHHLGGERA
- a CDS encoding DUF6114 domain-containing protein, encoding MSAEQRPEPNETRGGKRQAFREWRGQRPFWGGLLTILAGVPIMYLPYANLTIGSLTVRMATTAGAGSLIIGVLLVVLGLTMWFQPASRVFAGVAAILLALVSLVVSNFGGLVVGFLMGLIGGALGVSWAPGGPARSEEGPGEPDRVVGPVIATNPAPAAGGPGLGNGLDDLSGTSPTNGRNGRHRAG